One Paenibacillus sp. FSL H7-0737 DNA segment encodes these proteins:
- a CDS encoding phosphatase PAP2 family protein, producing the protein MRHLFMKLHLWERHLFKWINGRMHNRFLNFWLFYLTHLGGATSTIVINILIWAFAPQPWRTASLQAMTALAVSHLPVAVAKKLYPRMRPYLALPDTNTFRNPLKDHSFPSGHTTAIFASTVPYMVAFPALTVILLPLACIVGFSRIYLGLHYPSDVFAGLVIGTSVAAGTIALWI; encoded by the coding sequence ATGAGACATTTATTCATGAAGCTACATCTCTGGGAGCGGCACCTTTTTAAGTGGATCAACGGACGAATGCATAATCGTTTTCTGAACTTTTGGCTCTTCTATCTCACTCATTTGGGTGGAGCTACAAGCACAATTGTTATCAACATACTGATATGGGCATTTGCTCCTCAGCCATGGAGAACCGCTAGCCTGCAAGCAATGACGGCTCTAGCTGTTAGCCATTTGCCCGTTGCTGTCGCTAAAAAACTGTATCCACGCATGCGGCCTTATCTGGCGTTACCGGATACGAACACATTTCGTAATCCATTAAAGGATCATTCCTTTCCTTCTGGTCATACTACAGCTATCTTTGCTTCAACGGTCCCATATATGGTAGCATTTCCTGCCTTGACCGTTATTCTGCTGCCGCTGGCCTGTATTGTCGGGTTTTCACGCATTTATCTGGGATTACATTATCCATCTGATGTCTTTGCAGGCTTAGTGATCGGAACCAGTGTTGCAGCGGGCACTATAGCCTTATGGATCTGA
- a CDS encoding glycosyltransferase family 2 protein codes for MTDALFVTLQVILAAIAVYQFTFSLFGLHKKKTKTKYKPEKTFAVLVAAHNEEEVVGALMENLKQLNYPSELFDVFVICDNCTDGTARIVREHGMNACVRTNPNLRGKGYAIEWMLKELWGMQRQYDAVVMFDADNLAHTEFLMEMNNDLCSGARVIQGYIDTKNPEDSWITAAYGVSYWYINRLWQLSRHNLNMANFLGGTGMCFETNLLKEMGWGATSLVEDLEFTMRSASHGVYPKFNYDAKVFDEKPLTFKASSRQRLRWMQGHFTVARRYFFPLLWQSIKERSLTKFDLALYGANVYIVLLTFLMTAVMWVDMALFNGPNIANIYGSLPVWLGFLAIGLNLVTFGIAMALEKVKFKKVYAYLVFFPIYLISWYPITFYAFFTQNNKQWSHTKHTRVVRLEEVQSKQV; via the coding sequence ATGACAGACGCACTGTTTGTTACGCTCCAAGTGATCTTGGCAGCAATCGCAGTATATCAGTTTACCTTTTCGTTATTTGGTCTGCACAAGAAAAAGACAAAGACAAAGTATAAGCCAGAAAAAACATTTGCAGTACTTGTTGCTGCACATAACGAGGAAGAAGTCGTCGGCGCGTTAATGGAGAACCTGAAGCAGCTAAACTATCCTTCAGAACTGTTTGACGTATTTGTAATTTGTGACAATTGTACAGATGGCACAGCTCGCATTGTTAGAGAGCACGGAATGAACGCTTGTGTCCGTACTAACCCGAATCTACGTGGTAAAGGTTATGCCATTGAATGGATGCTCAAGGAGCTTTGGGGCATGCAGCGTCAATATGACGCAGTTGTAATGTTTGATGCCGATAATCTGGCACATACTGAATTCCTGATGGAGATGAATAATGATCTTTGTTCAGGAGCGCGTGTTATTCAAGGTTATATTGACACCAAGAATCCAGAGGACTCCTGGATTACTGCAGCGTATGGTGTGTCGTATTGGTATATTAACCGTTTGTGGCAACTTTCACGCCATAATTTGAATATGGCGAACTTCCTTGGCGGAACAGGAATGTGTTTCGAGACCAATCTCCTTAAAGAGATGGGCTGGGGAGCTACAAGCTTAGTTGAGGATCTGGAGTTTACGATGCGCAGTGCATCTCATGGTGTATATCCTAAGTTCAACTATGACGCTAAGGTATTTGATGAGAAGCCTCTAACTTTCAAGGCCTCTTCAAGACAGCGTCTGCGCTGGATGCAAGGACACTTTACTGTAGCTCGTCGTTATTTTTTTCCATTACTTTGGCAAAGTATTAAAGAACGTAGTTTAACGAAGTTTGACCTTGCGCTTTACGGAGCAAATGTGTACATTGTTTTGCTCACCTTCTTGATGACGGCGGTAATGTGGGTGGATATGGCCCTCTTTAACGGACCGAATATTGCTAATATTTACGGCAGCTTGCCAGTCTGGCTCGGTTTCCTTGCGATCGGTTTGAATCTGGTGACCTTTGGGATTGCGATGGCTTTGGAGAAGGTTAAATTTAAGAAGGTGTACGCTTATCTGGTGTTCTTCCCAATTTACCTGATCTCTTGGTATCCTATTACGTTCTATGCGTTCTTCACGCAGAACAACAAGCAATGGAGCCATACCAAGCATACGCGTGTCGTAAGACTTGAAGAAGTGCAAAGCAAGCAGGTATAA
- the infC gene encoding translation initiation factor IF-3, with protein MINDEIRAKEVRLVGAEGEQIGIKPIREALQMAIDLNLDLVNVAPQAKPPVCRIMDYGKFRYETQKKEKEARKNQKIVDIKEVWFRANIEEHDYQTKFRNVIKFLGEGDKVKCSVRFRGREITHANIGQKILERVKNEVADISVVERQPKLEGRSMIMILAPKAQ; from the coding sequence ATGATCAATGATGAAATTCGGGCCAAAGAGGTACGGTTGGTTGGTGCGGAAGGTGAACAAATCGGAATTAAACCGATCCGCGAAGCGTTGCAAATGGCGATCGATCTTAATCTAGATTTAGTCAATGTAGCACCACAGGCTAAGCCGCCGGTATGCCGCATCATGGATTACGGCAAGTTCCGTTATGAAACGCAGAAGAAAGAGAAGGAAGCCCGTAAGAACCAGAAGATCGTTGATATCAAGGAAGTCTGGTTCCGTGCTAACATTGAGGAACATGATTATCAAACCAAGTTCCGCAATGTGATCAAGTTCTTGGGTGAAGGCGATAAAGTAAAGTGCTCCGTTCGTTTCCGCGGACGTGAGATTACACATGCGAATATCGGCCAGAAAATCCTCGAGCGTGTTAAGAACGAAGTGGCTGATATATCTGTTGTTGAGCGCCAGCCTAAGCTGGAAGGTCGCAGCATGATTATGATCTTGGCTCCTAAAGCCCAATAA
- the rpmI gene encoding 50S ribosomal protein L35: protein MPKMKTHSSLKGRFKITGTGKVTRYKAHKNHLLSHKSKRAKRVLNGNPVMAPGDVRRLKQGLANLK, encoded by the coding sequence ATGCCTAAGATGAAAACACATAGCAGCCTGAAAGGCCGCTTCAAAATTACCGGAACTGGTAAAGTAACACGTTACAAAGCTCACAAAAACCACTTGCTGTCCCACAAATCTAAACGCGCTAAGCGCGTTCTGAACGGTAATCCAGTAATGGCCCCTGGGGATGTAAGACGTTTGAAACAAGGATTGGCTAACTTGAAATAG
- the rplT gene encoding 50S ribosomal protein L20 → MARVKGGFVVRRRHKKVLKLAKGYFGSKHRIFKTAKEQVMKSMVYAYRDRRQTKRNFRRLWIVRINAAARLNGLSYSKLVYGLKLAGVEVNRKMLADLAVNDLNAFNSLAGIAKEKINA, encoded by the coding sequence ATGGCAAGAGTTAAGGGCGGATTTGTAGTTCGTCGTAGACATAAAAAAGTATTGAAATTGGCAAAAGGTTATTTCGGTTCTAAACACCGCATTTTTAAAACAGCTAAAGAACAAGTAATGAAATCGATGGTTTACGCTTACCGCGACCGTCGTCAAACTAAACGTAACTTCCGCAGACTGTGGATCGTTCGTATTAATGCAGCAGCTCGTTTGAACGGTCTTTCTTACAGCAAGCTTGTATACGGCCTGAAATTGGCTGGTGTAGAAGTTAACCGTAAGATGCTGGCTGATCTGGCTGTAAATGATCTTAACGCATTCAACTCCTTGGCTGGTATTGCCAAAGAGAAAATCAACGCGTAA
- a CDS encoding acyl-CoA thioesterase has protein sequence MTDEKNPQTMPAFKYCRESRVFKTGRVFPNDVNNHKTLFGGKLMSGIDEVASISAMRHCRANVVTASTDSVDFLRPIRPTDSVCFESFVSWTGRTSIEVFVKIISENLYTGERAVAATSFLTFVAVGEDGTPTPVPAIIPETDEEKLISESANERSELRKVRRTISKKLAAELNTVKYWE, from the coding sequence ATGACCGATGAAAAAAATCCACAAACGATGCCAGCTTTTAAATATTGCCGTGAATCCCGTGTCTTCAAAACCGGACGCGTTTTCCCTAATGATGTTAATAATCACAAAACATTGTTTGGCGGTAAGCTTATGAGCGGCATTGATGAAGTAGCCTCCATCTCAGCTATGCGCCATTGCCGTGCCAATGTCGTTACAGCCTCTACAGACTCTGTTGACTTCTTGAGGCCCATCCGACCTACAGACTCCGTATGCTTCGAATCCTTCGTTTCTTGGACCGGACGTACAAGCATAGAGGTATTCGTAAAGATCATTTCAGAAAACTTATATACGGGTGAGCGCGCCGTCGCTGCCACTTCATTCCTTACCTTTGTTGCAGTTGGGGAGGATGGTACTCCCACTCCAGTTCCTGCCATAATCCCAGAAACCGATGAAGAGAAATTGATCAGCGAATCAGCTAATGAACGTTCTGAGCTACGTAAAGTAAGAAGAACCATCAGTAAAAAGCTCGCTGCCGAGCTCAATACTGTAAAGTACTGGGAATAA
- a CDS encoding BMP family lipoprotein, producing the protein MKKVFKLSLVMLLAFTVVLAGCGNNNAKNAANGETNAGTNGGTNAAKSDFKFGMVTDIGGVNDKSFNQSAWEALQALEKETGSSVKYLQSKSNADYEPNLNQFVKDGYNLTWGIGFDLGDAIKKVAGENANANLAIIDSVVDAPNVASVTFSENEGSFLVGVVAGLTTKTNKVAFIGGMESPVIKRFEVGFKAGVLAVKPDAKVTITYAGAYDKPDTGKSLAATLYNDGNDIIFPAAGATGNGVFNEAKSRNKAGGAKVWVIGVDKDQSIEFGTDVTLTSMIKRVDEAVKKVSKEVIDGTFKGGTTTVLGLKDNGVGISDTSKVNVSEEILAKVEDYKKQIIDGTITVPTE; encoded by the coding sequence ATGAAAAAAGTTTTCAAGCTATCTCTTGTAATGTTGCTGGCATTCACAGTAGTATTGGCCGGTTGTGGAAACAACAACGCTAAGAATGCTGCAAATGGCGAGACTAATGCAGGAACAAATGGCGGAACAAATGCCGCAAAATCTGATTTCAAATTTGGTATGGTTACTGACATCGGAGGCGTAAACGATAAATCGTTTAACCAATCCGCATGGGAAGCATTACAAGCTCTTGAAAAAGAAACAGGTTCTTCCGTTAAATATTTGCAAAGTAAATCAAACGCTGACTATGAGCCAAACCTTAACCAATTCGTTAAAGATGGCTACAACTTGACTTGGGGTATTGGTTTTGATCTTGGCGACGCAATTAAAAAGGTTGCTGGTGAGAACGCAAATGCTAACTTGGCAATTATCGATAGCGTTGTAGATGCTCCTAACGTAGCATCCGTTACTTTCTCTGAGAACGAAGGTTCCTTCTTGGTTGGTGTGGTTGCTGGTTTGACTACAAAAACTAACAAAGTAGCTTTTATCGGCGGTATGGAAAGCCCAGTAATCAAACGTTTTGAAGTAGGCTTCAAAGCTGGTGTATTAGCAGTTAAGCCTGACGCTAAAGTTACAATTACTTATGCAGGTGCATATGACAAGCCAGATACTGGTAAATCTCTTGCAGCTACATTGTATAACGATGGTAATGACATCATCTTCCCTGCAGCTGGTGCAACAGGAAATGGCGTATTTAACGAAGCTAAATCCCGTAACAAAGCTGGCGGTGCTAAAGTATGGGTTATCGGTGTAGACAAAGACCAATCCATTGAATTTGGTACGGACGTAACTTTGACTTCTATGATCAAACGCGTTGACGAAGCTGTGAAGAAGGTTTCCAAAGAAGTAATCGATGGTACTTTCAAAGGTGGTACTACAACTGTTCTTGGTTTGAAAGACAATGGTGTAGGTATCTCTGATACATCTAAAGTTAACGTTTCTGAAGAGATCTTGGCTAAAGTTGAAGATTACAAAAAACAAATCATTGATGGAACAATTACAGTTCCTACCGAGTAA
- a CDS encoding ABC transporter ATP-binding protein: protein MSAAAPVVELKQITKRFPGIVANDSISLTLKKGEILALLGENGAGKSTLMNIVFGLYQPDEGSIEIDGKPVIIDNPNKAIELGIGMVHQHFKLVEPFTVTENIVLGMEPKKGLKIDYKSAAEQVRKLSEQYGLQVNPNAVIHDISVGMQQRVEIMKTLYRGADILIFDEPTAVLTPQEITELMAIMKRLVAEGKSIILITHKLKEIMQISDRVTIIRRGKVIDTVNTAETNPNELAEKMVGRGVTFKVDKKAPEVGKTVLELKDVNSKSKDGVSVLDGLSFDVKAGEILGIAGVDGNGQSELIQAITGLRKIDSGSIQVSGNEIANLSPRKITEMNVSHIPEDRHKHGLVLDFSVSENMVLETYYKSPYNKNGFMQNDVIDKYAEGLVEQFDVRTPSIQTKARSLSGGNQQKAIIAREIDKDPTLLIAAQPTRGLDVGAIEFVQKQLIAQRDQGKAVLLISFELDEIMNVSDRIAVIYEGKIVGEVFPQDTNDQELGLMMAGSLKRGGKAVE from the coding sequence ATGAGTGCTGCGGCTCCTGTCGTAGAGTTGAAGCAAATCACAAAACGATTTCCTGGTATTGTTGCTAACGATTCCATTAGCTTGACCTTAAAAAAGGGTGAGATTCTTGCATTGCTCGGTGAGAATGGTGCAGGTAAATCAACCCTAATGAATATCGTGTTTGGATTGTATCAACCGGACGAAGGTAGTATTGAAATCGACGGGAAACCGGTTATAATTGATAATCCCAATAAAGCGATTGAGCTTGGTATTGGTATGGTGCATCAGCATTTCAAGCTCGTGGAACCTTTTACGGTTACCGAGAATATTGTTCTTGGGATGGAGCCGAAGAAAGGTCTTAAAATTGACTATAAATCCGCTGCGGAACAGGTTCGGAAGCTATCGGAGCAATATGGCCTGCAAGTGAATCCAAATGCCGTTATTCATGACATTTCTGTAGGTATGCAGCAAAGGGTAGAAATTATGAAGACCCTGTACCGCGGAGCGGATATTCTCATATTTGATGAGCCGACTGCAGTACTTACGCCTCAAGAAATTACGGAATTGATGGCGATTATGAAGCGGCTTGTTGCAGAGGGAAAATCTATTATCCTGATTACGCATAAGCTTAAAGAAATTATGCAAATATCTGATCGGGTCACCATTATTAGACGCGGAAAAGTAATCGATACCGTAAATACCGCAGAGACTAATCCGAATGAACTAGCTGAGAAGATGGTTGGACGTGGCGTAACCTTCAAGGTAGATAAGAAGGCTCCTGAGGTTGGCAAAACTGTACTCGAGCTGAAGGATGTGAACAGCAAGAGTAAAGATGGTGTCTCAGTGCTGGACGGCCTTAGCTTTGATGTGAAAGCCGGAGAAATTCTCGGAATAGCTGGTGTAGATGGCAATGGACAGAGTGAACTGATTCAGGCCATTACAGGTCTGCGTAAAATTGATTCTGGTTCTATTCAGGTGTCCGGGAACGAGATAGCTAATTTATCCCCGCGTAAGATTACGGAGATGAATGTGTCTCATATTCCAGAGGACCGTCATAAGCATGGTTTGGTGCTTGATTTCTCAGTAAGTGAGAACATGGTTCTGGAAACTTACTATAAAAGTCCATATAACAAAAATGGCTTTATGCAAAATGATGTCATTGATAAATATGCTGAAGGTCTTGTGGAGCAATTTGATGTGCGTACACCTTCAATTCAGACCAAAGCACGTTCTCTATCCGGCGGAAATCAACAGAAAGCGATTATTGCTCGGGAAATAGATAAAGATCCGACATTACTTATTGCAGCACAACCAACACGTGGTCTAGATGTTGGGGCTATCGAGTTTGTTCAAAAGCAGCTTATCGCACAGCGTGACCAAGGAAAAGCTGTATTGCTCATTTCGTTTGAATTGGACGAGATTATGAATGTATCAGACAGAATTGCTGTTATCTATGAAGGCAAAATTGTCGGTGAAGTGTTCCCGCAGGATACGAATGACCAGGAACTGGGTCTTATGATGGCAGGCAGCTTGAAGCGGGGAGGTAAGGCAGTTGAATAA
- a CDS encoding ABC transporter permease — protein sequence MNKFKKIFTTDSYIVPLVAIVLGFLVGAIVMLMGGYDPITAYSALFSRVFGNLYNFGEAVREMTPLMLTGLAVAFAFRSGMFNIGADGQVMIGMTAATVVGIKFAALPGFILVPLAVIIAGLCGGLWAGIAGYLKAKRGINEVITTIMLNWVALYLSNYIVRAFLLLPGQNRSEDIPASLSMTFLNSLFDNARLHWGTAIALAAAVFFYVYLWKTKQGYEMRAVGYNPHAAEYAGMNVGRNVVKAMFISGVFAGLAGAGEVLGVFHYQSVFAASPGYGFDGIAVALLGLTHPLGVVLAAILYGTLTYGSAGMSFAADVPPELIRIVIGSIIFFIAAQGIVRWVLKPFYFKRKKEKVL from the coding sequence TTGAATAAGTTCAAAAAAATCTTCACAACTGACAGCTATATCGTTCCTCTTGTCGCCATCGTACTTGGTTTTCTTGTGGGAGCAATAGTTATGCTTATGGGTGGTTATGATCCGATAACTGCTTACTCCGCACTGTTCTCACGTGTATTTGGTAACTTGTACAACTTTGGTGAAGCCGTGCGCGAAATGACGCCATTAATGCTCACTGGTTTAGCCGTAGCCTTTGCATTCCGTTCAGGGATGTTTAATATCGGGGCAGACGGACAAGTGATGATTGGTATGACAGCTGCGACCGTGGTGGGCATTAAATTTGCAGCCTTGCCAGGATTCATATTGGTTCCGCTTGCTGTTATTATAGCGGGGTTATGTGGAGGTCTGTGGGCTGGCATCGCCGGCTACTTGAAGGCCAAACGTGGGATTAATGAAGTTATTACCACGATCATGTTAAACTGGGTTGCTCTGTACTTGTCGAATTATATTGTAAGAGCATTTCTGTTACTCCCGGGACAGAATCGTTCCGAGGATATTCCAGCTTCACTTTCTATGACGTTCTTGAATTCGTTATTTGACAATGCACGTCTGCACTGGGGAACAGCTATTGCCCTTGCCGCAGCAGTATTCTTCTATGTTTACTTATGGAAGACTAAGCAAGGATATGAAATGCGTGCTGTTGGTTACAATCCTCATGCTGCCGAGTACGCAGGTATGAATGTTGGCCGTAACGTTGTAAAAGCAATGTTCATAAGTGGAGTATTTGCAGGGTTGGCCGGAGCAGGGGAGGTACTGGGTGTATTCCATTATCAATCTGTGTTCGCGGCATCACCAGGATATGGTTTTGATGGTATCGCAGTGGCTCTACTTGGTTTAACACACCCACTTGGTGTTGTTCTTGCTGCGATTCTCTATGGTACGTTGACTTATGGTTCTGCAGGAATGAGTTTTGCTGCAGATGTTCCTCCAGAGCTTATTCGTATCGTTATAGGTTCAATCATATTCTTTATTGCGGCACAAGGGATTGTGCGCTGGGTGCTTAAGCCCTTTTACTTCAAGCGCAAGAAAGAGAAGGTGTTATAG
- a CDS encoding ABC transporter permease, with translation MDLQTLGQLLNTTLVFSTALIFASLGGIFSERSGVVNIGLEGLMMFGAFAAAVGGYYAQDAGMGEWAPWIGVLCAMAVGVIGSLIHAVAAITFKSDQTISGTVINFLAAGSTLYMVKLLFDGSAETPLIDGFNKVSIPGLSKIPVIGEGIFNSYPTTYLAIVLVIVIYFVLFKTPFGLRLRAVGEHPSAADTLGVKVKRMRYIGVMLSGLLAGIGGATITLTTTGTFGHNTISGQGFIAIAAMIFGKWNPLGAFGAAVFFGFSQAIRNYVQLFEWSKDIPQEFIFMIPYVLTIIVLVGAVGRSAAPKALGQPYDPGKR, from the coding sequence ATGGATCTGCAGACGTTAGGTCAACTGCTTAATACAACGCTTGTTTTTTCCACAGCGCTCATTTTTGCCTCACTTGGCGGCATCTTCTCTGAACGCTCCGGTGTCGTAAATATTGGACTTGAAGGTTTGATGATGTTTGGTGCTTTTGCCGCAGCAGTAGGCGGTTATTATGCTCAAGATGCTGGGATGGGTGAATGGGCTCCTTGGATTGGCGTACTATGTGCTATGGCCGTCGGGGTAATTGGTTCACTAATTCATGCAGTTGCAGCTATTACCTTTAAATCGGATCAGACGATCAGTGGTACGGTTATTAACTTTTTAGCCGCAGGCAGTACGCTCTACATGGTAAAGCTGCTGTTTGATGGATCTGCTGAAACTCCACTAATCGATGGGTTTAACAAGGTTTCAATTCCTGGACTCTCCAAAATCCCAGTGATCGGTGAAGGGATATTTAATTCCTATCCGACCACTTATCTGGCCATTGTGCTGGTTATTGTTATTTATTTCGTTTTGTTTAAAACGCCATTTGGACTGCGTTTACGCGCAGTAGGTGAACATCCTAGTGCTGCAGACACCTTAGGGGTCAAGGTGAAGCGGATGAGATATATCGGCGTAATGCTGAGTGGATTGCTGGCTGGTATCGGTGGTGCTACAATCACTCTAACTACAACTGGAACCTTTGGGCATAATACGATTTCAGGTCAAGGTTTTATCGCTATTGCAGCGATGATCTTTGGTAAGTGGAATCCGCTTGGTGCCTTTGGCGCTGCTGTATTCTTCGGATTCTCTCAAGCGATCCGTAACTACGTACAATTGTTTGAATGGTCAAAGGACATACCACAAGAGTTCATCTTTATGATTCCTTACGTATTAACGATCATTGTATTGGTGGGTGCTGTAGGTCGTTCCGCTGCTCCTAAGGCATTAGGTCAGCCTTACGATCCTGGTAAACGCTAG
- a CDS encoding GNAT family N-acetyltransferase, which yields MIRYRRPKQDDVVIFDLIERQLVPLSHLPQTEITKIKKDLPRRLGHGITLVTCPDYESDPNGFVHFLLHGDLLYIDMLAIAPDARRKHLGNMLMDRAERFALSRGCHRSKVSVDLGNAAALAFYRKLGYSVARYQSLSFCYELEKRFS from the coding sequence ATGATTCGTTATCGTCGACCGAAGCAGGATGACGTTGTTATTTTTGATTTAATCGAGCGACAGCTCGTTCCATTATCTCATCTGCCGCAAACTGAAATCACTAAAATCAAAAAGGATTTACCCCGTCGTCTAGGACACGGAATCACACTTGTCACCTGTCCCGACTATGAAAGCGATCCAAACGGGTTTGTCCATTTCTTGCTGCATGGTGATTTACTCTACATCGATATGCTAGCCATTGCACCAGATGCTCGGCGAAAACACTTGGGAAATATGCTTATGGATCGGGCAGAAAGATTTGCACTTTCTCGCGGTTGTCATCGTTCTAAGGTATCTGTCGATCTAGGGAATGCAGCAGCGCTAGCCTTTTATCGAAAATTGGGCTACAGCGTAGCCCGTTATCAATCGCTAAGTTTTTGTTACGAGCTTGAGAAACGATTCTCCTAG
- the ilvB gene encoding biosynthetic-type acetolactate synthase large subunit — MSAQIPELRSTEQLKEKWMEPEVITGSEILLRSLVLEGVDTVFGYPGGAVLYIYDALYGFTDFNHVLTRHEQGAIHAADGYARASGKPGVCIATSGPGATNLVTGIATAYMDSTPLVVITGNVFSSLIGTDAFQEADITGITMPITKHSYFVRDVEDLPRVIHEAFHVANTGRKGPVLIDIPKDVSAAKTLFTPVKTVNLRGYNPCTVPNKLQLDKLVRAIEVAERPIIIAGGGVIYSGAHEAMFEFVKRTEIPITTTLLGLGAFPSAEELWMGMPGMHGTYTANNAIQQCDLLINIGARFDDRVTGRLDGFAPKAKIVHIDIDPAEIGKNVSPDIPIVGDVKTVLEMLIPEVGRASKADAWRTHIAQSKLDQPLRYKDSETELKPQWVIEMINDTTNGEAIVTTDVGQHQMWAAQYYKFNHPRSWITSGGLGTMGFGFPSAIGAQMAHPERLVVSINGDGGMQMCSQELAICAINNIPVKIVVINNQVLGMVRQWQNLIYDKRYSYTDLAGSPDFVKLAEAYGVKGLRATNKEEARDAWQKALETPGPVLVEFVVPKDENVYPMVTQGSTIDHMLMGDE; from the coding sequence ATGAGCGCGCAAATACCGGAATTACGGTCTACAGAGCAGCTAAAAGAAAAATGGATGGAGCCGGAAGTTATTACCGGTTCGGAAATACTACTCCGCAGCCTTGTATTGGAGGGTGTAGACACAGTATTCGGATATCCAGGTGGAGCTGTATTGTACATTTATGATGCATTGTACGGTTTTACGGATTTCAATCACGTGTTAACACGTCATGAGCAAGGAGCGATTCATGCAGCTGACGGTTATGCTAGAGCAAGTGGCAAACCAGGGGTGTGTATCGCAACCTCGGGTCCAGGCGCAACAAACCTTGTAACAGGTATTGCTACAGCATATATGGACTCCACTCCATTGGTCGTAATCACAGGTAACGTTTTCTCAAGCCTGATCGGTACAGATGCTTTCCAGGAAGCAGACATAACTGGAATCACGATGCCAATCACTAAGCACAGCTACTTTGTAAGAGATGTTGAGGATCTCCCTCGCGTAATACATGAAGCTTTCCATGTGGCGAATACCGGTCGTAAAGGTCCAGTATTGATCGATATACCGAAAGATGTGTCGGCAGCAAAGACGTTGTTCACACCAGTGAAGACCGTAAATCTTCGTGGCTACAACCCTTGTACAGTTCCAAACAAACTGCAGCTTGATAAACTGGTTCGTGCGATTGAGGTTGCTGAACGTCCGATTATCATTGCAGGTGGTGGAGTTATCTACTCCGGAGCACATGAGGCTATGTTCGAATTCGTGAAACGGACAGAGATTCCAATAACTACAACCCTGCTGGGACTTGGAGCCTTCCCAAGTGCTGAAGAGCTTTGGATGGGAATGCCAGGTATGCATGGCACATATACCGCAAACAATGCGATTCAGCAATGCGATTTGCTCATTAATATCGGTGCCCGCTTCGATGACCGTGTTACGGGTAGGCTGGACGGCTTCGCGCCAAAAGCCAAGATCGTGCATATCGATATCGATCCTGCAGAAATCGGAAAAAATGTATCGCCTGATATTCCGATCGTTGGAGATGTAAAAACTGTACTGGAAATGCTGATTCCTGAGGTTGGCCGTGCATCTAAGGCTGATGCTTGGAGAACGCATATCGCGCAGTCGAAGCTTGATCAGCCACTTCGGTATAAAGATTCGGAGACAGAGCTTAAACCACAATGGGTTATTGAAATGATTAATGACACCACTAATGGTGAAGCGATTGTTACTACGGACGTTGGCCAGCATCAAATGTGGGCAGCACAATATTACAAGTTCAATCATCCGCGTTCATGGATTACTTCAGGTGGTCTTGGAACGATGGGCTTCGGATTCCCATCAGCTATCGGTGCGCAAATGGCACATCCTGAACGGTTGGTAGTATCGATTAACGGGGATGGCGGTATGCAAATGTGTTCCCAAGAGCTGGCGATTTGTGCGATTAACAATATACCTGTCAAAATCGTTGTTATTAATAATCAAGTGCTTGGAATGGTTCGCCAATGGCAGAATCTTATCTATGACAAACGTTATAGCTATACTGACCTTGCAGGTAGTCCGGATTTCGTTAAGCTGGCTGAGGCCTATGGTGTAAAAGGTCTACGGGCGACGAATAAGGAAGAAGCACGTGATGCATGGCAGAAAGCTCTGGAAACACCGGGTCCAGTATTGGTAGAATTCGTTGTTCCAAAAGACGAGAATGTCTACCCGATGGTAACTCAAGGTTCAACCATCGATCATATGCTGATGGGGGATGAATAA